Below is a genomic region from Mustela lutreola isolate mMusLut2 chromosome 1, mMusLut2.pri, whole genome shotgun sequence.
cagacagaaatcacaagtaggcagagaggtaagcagaaaggcagacagagagacaggaggaagcagagagcagagagccctacatggggcttgatcctaggaccccggaaccataacccgagctgaaggcagaggccccaacccactaagccacccaggcgccccagacctcCAGTTTCTTACAATGATCTATAGGAGCAACAGAGGTTCTGACAGAGAAAACTTAATATGTGAAAGCACTAATTTCAAATGCAGAGGAGGAAAGAGTGCCCTCTTTAGGACCTAATGGTTTGAATccaacagttctttttttaaagattttatttatttatttgacagagatcacaagcaggcagagaggcaggcagatatagagagagagagaggaggaagcaggctccctgctaagcaggacccttggatcatgacctgagccgaaggcagaggctttaacccactgagccacccaggcgccctgaatctTATAAGCACCTCTTAAGAAGTCATTTCTGTAGATCtaagttttttcatttaaaaaaagaaagaaagaaaagaaaaagggctgGATTAATACACTCTAGGTTTTCTCCagttttaaaatgccatttaagtaattttctctttttcctaataCCAACCTTTCGAAGCCACAGGGACTCCTGCTGCAAGCTGCAGGGAGCCACAAGACCCTGATGTTCTGCTAGATCCTGGGCTATCAGACCCAAAAAGAAGTttctgggggcgcttgggtggctcagtcagttaagcatctgcctttggctcgtgtcatgatcacatggtcctgggatcgaggcccagatcgggctccctgctgggtggggagcgtgcttctccctctgcctctccctgttactccccctacttgtgctctctctttctgtcaaatggataaataaaattaaaaaaaaaaaaaaaaaggaagaagaagttgTTTCTGGTGGTGAGGAAAAGGTCTGCCACCCAAGTTATAAGTTTTAATCTGGAGTCAAGACTACACAGGCAGTTTGCCCTCTACTGCTCACAGGTAAAAGGAGACAAACTGTGAACTGGTTAAGAGCTCAGCAACAGAGCTATACTGAAATGACACACTTGTGCTCAATATTCTCACTATTTTCAAACACTATTAATTAAATCAGCAGCACTCAGGATCAAAATATGCTTCTTTTGTCTATCTCCTACTACAAGGCCAAAGAATAAATCTCCCTTCAAGCAGACTAGGCACACAATAAGGACACCTTCCTTCCCTGCCGGCCATACTAGTCTAGCGGCAGCAATAGCCCAACAGTGACACCTGCTGGGGAAAGCCAAGCAAGGGCGGGCTCATTAGCTAGAGAACATCTGGTCCCTTTTGAAGGTGGCAGAAGATGCTGATAAGCACTTGTATGTATTAGGGATTTACACTAGAATGCAGCCACTCAAATTACGAGGAAGTGATGGCCCTTCTATAAAGGCTACGCACTTGGAATATTGGAATATTTTACATTGTACCTCACTCACTTTTGAGCAGGCTGTCAGCCTTCCACAGTACATCTCATCGTAGCTCATCGCAAGTGACTCCACAAATCATGTAACTACTATATTTTACAATGAAACCATgcattatttgtgtatttttaaaagaaaaaatatacttaCACAACTGTTTACTAGAgcctacatttttaaacatttgaacttcttctttttttttttttagattttatttatttatttgacagagagaaatcacaagtacactgagaggcaggcagagagagagagagagaaagaagcaggctccgtgctgagcagagagcccgatgcgggacttgatcccaggaccctgagatcatgacctgagccaaaggcagcggctcaacctactgagccacccaggcgccctaaacatttgaacttctttatttaaaacacaaacagtttctgggttttttttttttttttttttttttttaagattttacttatttgggacgcctgggtggctcagttggttaagcagctgccttaacCGGGCTGCCttaatcgggctccttgctcagcagggagcctgcttctccctctgcctctgcctgccactctgcctgtgttcactctctctgacaaataaataaataaaatctttaaaaaaaaaaaaagattttatttatttatttgaagaaagagacagcgagagagagaacacaagcaggggcagtgggagagggagaagcaggcttgccactaagcagggagcccgatgcgggacttgatccctggaccctgggatcatgacctgagccgaaggcagatgcttaactgactgagccacccagatgccccagtttcTGGGTTTAAACGGTCTACTTTTATTAAGAAGTGATTAATATtttagtcacatgtggctatttacattgaattaaaattttaaaatggggcgcctgggtgactcagtgagttaagccgctgccattggctcaggtcatgatctcagggtcctgggatcgagtcctgcatggggctctctgctcagcagggagcctgcttccctctctctctctctctctgcctacttgtgatctctctctgtcaaataaataaataagggcgcctgggtggctcagtgggttaagccgctgccttcggctcaggtcatgatctcagggtcctgggatcgagtcccgcatggggctctctgctcggcagggagcctgcttccctccctctctctctctgcctgcctctccatctacttgtgatttctctctgtcaaataaataaataaaatcttaaaaataaataaataaaatctttttaaaaaaaatttaaaaatgtacatctaGCTCCTCAgttcacactagccacattttgaATGCTTATTAGTCACATGTGGCCAATGCCTACCATACTGGACAACACAGATACAGAACACTTACATCACTATAGAACAGTTTATTGGATGGCATTGTTCTAGAGAAACATATTATTTTCAGATGAAATTTTATGTCTGGGTCTGGGGAGTCAACAGGGGATATAGACAAATGGAAGCCGGacaaatgttaataatttttaaagtcagaTGAGAGATATATGAAAATTCACTTAttaaactttctatttttatatgaagattatcataataaaaaactaaatgaaactaAAATTAGCAAAAATGTTTCACCGAAAAATGAGGTATCACACTAAGGAATATACCATGGTTGGCAGCTTGGAAAAATCTGTAGTCCTACAAACTAGAATTCAAATCCCCACTCAGCAACCTACTTCTGGATCTTTAACAAGAAACtcaacttttctgagcctcactttcctcaaATGTAAGATGagacatctggggcacctgggtggctcagtgggttaaagcctctgccttcagctcaggtcatatctcagagtcctgggatcaggccccgaatcggggtctctgctcagtggggagcctgcttccccctctctctcactctctgcccacctgtgatctttgtcaaataaataataaaatctttaaaaaaaaaaataagatgagacATTTAATACCTGCCTTGAAGAGTTATGGTGGAAATTAGAAATAACAAGTAAAAGATATAGTATCTAACACATAGTAGGGCCTCAGTAATTGGTATCTCTAATCATAATCAAACAGAGTTTACTTTAAACCACTCAGATATTTCTCAGACCACCACCAGAAGAGGTACTACGACAACAGAATGCACAAAGGCTAACAGACCAGAGGCCCACTGGTACTATGGAAACAGGTCCTGGGAGGCTTTTAGAGCAGTAACTAAAGACAGTTCTTTTACAACTACCTTTCATAAACCTTTTGCATGTCTGCTCTATGTCGGACACTGTGCTTGCTACCTTCCCACCTCTCTTGACAAAGAGCAGTAACAGTCCCAAGTTCCTAATATGGGCCATTATGCAAGGCAAAATATTACAAAGCTGGGAATTTAGGAGATGTTAACCCAGAACTAGTCCCTTATACTTAGTCTCAACTATAAGAGCATAGTAACAACCTCTATTATTTTGTCTATCTTTCATAGCCAACCAAGTGTCCTATCTTCCCCTTAGCAACAGCCTCTAGTAACCACCCAATAGCTTGCATTCAacatgttctttcctgtcttagaatgtgctggtctCCTAAAATAAAAAGGTCTTTCCCTAATCCTACCCATCTTTCAAGACTTGATTTCGTACAGCCTTCTTTGATGATACTTCCCTTTCTCTGAAATGAAACTGCATTTAATCTCAGTACCGCACAGTGAAGCATTTGGGTCATctacattttttatataattgcATGTAAATAAGCCCTGCCTTTATAATAACACTCCCAGTGGGTAAAGACCAGGTATTATACTTCTTCCATATTCCctacagtgcctagcacagtgctggaaaaactgtaaccattcaacaaatacttattaactGGGTAACTCTCTAAAGCATCCTCCCAAAATAACAAGTACATTATATGCACAATCCATATTCCCACCCTTGTTAGAAGCTTATGTCAGAAATTTCAGTTGCTTCAATAGAGGATGTAATGCAGAGCAATATGCTGTTTGGATCCAACAGGCATATTCTGGGAGTTGGTGATTACGCTAGATGTGACCTTTACAGAATTACAGAAAGAAGTCCCTAATAAATCAAGATAGATGCGCACACAGCCATACATGGAACATGTGGTGGGCGGTCAACTACACCCACTCCGTTTCTTCCATGGAAGAGTTGCCTGGGATGCTGATCTGAGTACGGAGAGGCCTTCCTTCTACAAATTATTCTTCTTCCTCACCTTGAGGTGAATGTCCATCTGGAAGATCTCCTCAAAGAATTTTTAACTAAGCAACTAATCTGCTATCCAAAAAAATATGTATCCCTAAAAAAATGGACTttccttgacacacacacacacacacacacacaaattttcttttcccttctgtcaAGTTGCAGTGTTCCAAAAGATAAGGTTTAATAGGTGAACACAACTATCCAGAGAGACACGACTGAAAAAGAGCTAATATGCTAGTCTGTAGCACTCTGGGACATGTTCTTTTTTCACAATAACTAGTGCTCCACATACAATCCTCCAAGAAGGTCAAAAAGCAGGGCAGAGGAAGTCAATGGCTCTACCTCCTCCTACACCTCTAACCTgaactatattcttttttttttcttctatattctcCTTTAAGGTGAAAGGTCTCACGGGCTTAGCCAGAAAAGGAGCTAGCAGAACCACGTGACTTATACTGTTAGGCCCCATTCTATCTCTGCCACCAGAGCCAGATCTTCCAAGAAGATGCAATGGATATCAGGGAGACCAAAACCAGATGCACGGGTCCCAGACGCTCCAGATCCAGCCACAACATCTACAGGACTGAAGGAACAGACGTAAGGAGAAAAGCAAGGGATGTAGGAGAAGACAAGAAAGCACCTGCTTACCTCCTGAGTGAATCTTCCTCAGAGCTCTCCTCAGGCATATCCTGATGTAAGGCCTCCTGTGGTACAGTTCCAGATCTGCTAGACTGGGTATAAATTCTTTCCCAGTGGCCTGTCTCCTGGTTGAAGGCCACTCCCACAGTCCTCTCCTCCTGCGGACTAGTAGAGCTGCTCAACTCCAGCCTGCTGGAGCTGGGCGTTTGGCCCTCAGTCCGCTCAAGGGGTGGCAGCTGGCTGCCACTCGATGGCATGCCCTCGAAGGTGGTGGGGACCTGCCAGGACGAGCTGGCCTCGCTAGAGGAGTAGTTGGGTGTGGTTCTTTCCCAGCGCAGGGTGTCATTGTTGAAGGTCAGGAGATTGTGGCAAGCACGACAGCGGTTCAGGTGGCCACGGGACAGGTTGGAGTTGTTCTCACTACTGTGCGGGGTGGGCTGGTGGGAGGGGCCTGGCCTCTCGGATTCAATGTTGTTATTGAGCATTTCCTGGGCCTGTTGGGTCTGGGGGACTTCTCCACTCAGGCTGTGGTCCAGCTCCTGAAGCCGGTCATACTCCAGAAAGAAGCGTCTCAGGTCACACTGAAGCTCATGGCGAATGCTGCCTGAGTTGTTTTGGCTGGAGCCACTTCCTCCATCTGACTCAGCTGCCAACCCTGAAGCTGGAAAACCCCTCCCTTCTGTGGCTGAAGTGTACACAGACGCTTGAGAGCCACCTTCCTGCTGTCTCAGCACAGACAGCAAACTCACCGAAGAGGCACTGGTCCTGGGTGGAGGCATGGATTCTGCCTCAGAGCGGGAGTTCAGACTGAGCACTGTCCGGGTCCACTCGGACCCTGTCAGCCCAGGAGCTATTTCTCGGTGATATCTAGAAGGGTGGCTGGACAAAGGGCCTCCCAAAGAGCGACGGGTGGGGCCCAGACTGAGGTTGCGGAGCGTGTTGCCGGCAGTGCTGCTCTGGACTGTACTGAAGGCAGACGGCCGGTTCAGGAGGCCCTGGTCCTGCTGCGCTGACGAGGCCTGCTCCGGGGGATGGAAGGGCTCGGTCtgtacaaaagaaaaggaaggggtaGTAGCCCTGGCAGAAGCAGGGGGGACACTGTCCTGGTGTGGCAAGAGGGAAGGAACTCGAGTGCCAGAGCAGCGGCTGCAAAGGCACAGGATCCCAAGGTGCTGGCAGCACTCAGCTGTGGGGTAACTGACCCGCTGTCGGAGCCGGATGTAAGCGGAAGTCCTGGGGCGCTCCGTGGAGGGCTGAGGGGGAGgcggtgggggtgagggggtagcAGAATCTTGCACTGTGCTTTGCTCTCCCACCTGGATGCCAGAGGAGCGGGAGGACAGCATGTGCAGGAAATTGTGGAGGAGAGGCGTCCGGCGAACTGGCTGTGATTGCAGCAGGGCACGCTGACGGTAGTGGGATAACTCTGTTCCGTCTATGGGAATCTCTGGTTCGTCATCACCCTGCAACGTGGAgcgaggtggggcagggggagagcgaGGCAGTTAGGTAGAAACTCCAGGTAAATCAAGGAAAACTAACTACTGACTCTGACTACCATCCAAGGAAAACAGTCTTCATGAAGAGACAACAACCCTACCCTGAAGCACTGAGGACTAACTGGCTTCAGCTTCCAAATCATCATATGGAATTAAACTGTTCACTTCCAATTAGTGACACTTCTGAATGCGTACAGAGGGCAAACCGACACTTTTACAAAGTGCATCTCTCTGACACAGAGGCATTGAGGGAAGCAAAAATGTCAAGCAACCAGAGACACAAAAATGACAAGCTATCCAATACAGCCTGGTTACTTCTAATAAAGTGGTCACTTGGGGGTTTCAGAATTAATTCCCCTGTCAAGGCTATGGCTAGCACTTTGAATACACAGTCTGAAGCTAGTTCTCAATCTCGACTAGAAAAGAAACACTTGGGCATTACAAAGTACAAGTCCAATAAAATCAGAATTGGAGCACTAGTTTAGGAAAAAACTCCCAGTTTAGATGGAGTTGGAACTGCTGACTAACTTACCTGCTGATTAGAGGGGTTAACAATGGCTGTGAGTAAGTAGTGTCCGAGAGGATCAAATCTCACCAgactgaaaacacaaaaagaaagacagacatgcATAGATGTTAAATAAGAAGAGGAAGTCTGTGTTCAAATGTATGGCAATCACTACTGATAACTGCGGATTACCCAGGCATCCTCTTCATTCTAGGAACTTTCAAAACTCttgaagaaatcaaaataatagGGCTCATACTTCTTGTTATCTCCTCACACTTGCCAGAATAGGGGATTATGTATCACGAAGATAATTTCAAAAAGCACCTAGGCTTCTGTCCCAAGAAGCAGCTACATTAAGCACATGCTTGCTTATACTGAAGAGCCCAAAAGAACAGTAAAGCACAGCACACTCCCATACCCTGCCACTGGGTTAGTCTGTTCTGCCCTCACAAAGCAGCTACACTGGCAAGAAGCAGAAGTTCTGGTGACAGTGAACAGTTTCAGCATCAAGTGATACAGCTGAGACTAGAAAATTTTCTTATATCCAACCGCAATACCAAGAGGACCAAAGAAAACCCATGCATCAGCTTTAATTCCAGCAATGTGTGTTTGCATTTTGAGGGCTAAATATCAATCAGCAGATCTGACACATAATTCATCTCCATTATCCAGTTTGATAAACGCAAATAACTGATTTAGCAACTTCCCACCAAACTAACCTCTACCTGAACACCATTCAGGTTTCCCAAAAGAGGGCCCTATCCCAAATCCAGACAGCTCTGAACGCAAAAGACATTCTAACAACCCTGGTCTACAAAGACCAGAAGATGAGACCAATCAGAAACAGCTAAAATGAACTACTGATTGGCCAGCAGCTTAAAAAGTAGGAGCTGTACACATAACCACCTGCTCTGAGCAGATATAACAAACTGCTTCCTCAAGGGACAGCAAGTGTAAATGTTCTCTGCCATGTTAGTCCTATGCCAGACATTGCTGGTGGCCAGAGCACTCACCGGACCCGTTCCATCTCGCTAGCTGTCTTCACGACAGCAAAGGGCTCTCGCCGACTCCAGTCCCAGAAGTGGATCTCGTTGGCAGTGGCAATCAACAGGAGCTGAGCCGTAGGGTGGAAAGCCAAAGAAGCAATGGCATTGTTGCTGTCTGTGAACCAGCTTTCACTGCCACCCTACAAATGAACCAATCCCAAATATTCTCAGGTTATAAACTGACAGCAGACTGGGATGTCAATTTCAAGAAAGGACCATTTAAGGTAAAATGACTACTTATAGGGCCTACTTTAAATACGTCCACTGTAAAATGTAGAAAATCAGTGATCTGGCAGAGTCGCCAATTTATCAGAAAATGATTACTGTCAGCTCAGTTCTCCAAGTCATCTGCAACCCAAAGCAATGAGCCTCCACATAGCCATGGTGCACAACAGCCCACTACTAAGTCATCAGGACAAGAAGCACATTGCTTTGGCGATCATGATCAGAACACAATACAATccttgctctaaaaaaaaaaaaaaaaaaaaaaaaaaaaaaggcatctatcCTGAACATAATTTAGAACCTCCTGTACTATGCCACAATGGGCAGATGGAAGAATAGTTAAATGAGATATTCATCTTAGAATGGAGGAATATGGATTAGATTTCCCATTATTTAAGTGGGGAAGACCACCTCTTACTCAGATGTAGTCCTAAAAACCTGGCTAGTCTCTCCACCAGTTCAGAACTCAATGGTAAACAACTCTCTGCATTTAGAataccaaagaaatggaaatacttaCATGCAAATCCCAAATTCTGACCTCCCCATCTAGGCAGCCAGAAGCAATAAGGCCTGAGATGGTAGGATGAAAAGTGACACACCATGGAGTACGGCGGTGTCCAATCAAAGAATGAACACACTTGCCAGTCTTCACCTCCGTAATATAGATATTATGGTTCACGTGGGTGGAGGCCAACAGAGTCCTAGGAAATCAAAGAGTAGGAAATGAATGTGAAGCATGTAGGAGGGTAACAAACTTTATCAGTTCTGGATAACTGGCTTTTGAGTATTCCTCACCCCAGCGTGGAAACACTACACCCTAGTCATTATAAACAACAGAAGTATTCTGATCTTTAAAAGCTTTGGCTTCTCCACACTGTCCCCAAATGACACATGTCCCCTtcagagactgtttttttccagCAGAAAAATTATCATGCCATCAGTGGCCTGCATCACACTGCCAAAGGATTGTAATTGAGAAATTTTCTGAGTTTGGAGGCTCAAGgtccactgtttcctttgcttattcCTGTCATTTCTATGGTTAGCAACGCTCATCTACTTTCTATCCCCTTTTGATAACACTGGCAAAGTGCTGTTCATGCAAAGCTTCAAAGAGCCCTAGGGATGTTACCAAGCTAGACCAAATATACAGAAAGCAATGCTGTACCAAGTCTTAAGTTATAGATAAGTACTAGGTACCTGTCTGGGCTGAAGGCCAGTAAAAAGGTAGAGCGTGGACTATCCGGCAGTTCTACTCTCTGAAAAAccaagaaaagttaaaatacattatttataaacTATGGCTCACTCGATCTCAAAAAGTACAACAACCACTGTACAATAGTAGTCAGTATAAGCTAAAAAACTGGAGACAACGATCAAGCCACAAGTTGAGAGACAGAAATCCAAATTACCTTTAAGAAAAATGTCTAGCTCTAAAGGGAAAAGATTATTTCTAGCCCAAAAattcttccaaatttatttttaaaactccgtTAAGTTAGATGTCTCAATTCTCTCACACAAAATAATTATGCCTCAATTCTACATCATTAGCCCATTCTAAAACCCCATCTACAGTTACCCCTACAAATCCAATGTCAAAAATATCTGTTTTTCCTACCTTGCCCTCCCATTTCATCCACCGAGTTTTATCTTCCACTAGCTCCTGCAGAAGCCGCTGAGCTCCAAAGGCCCGAGTGCCCCGTTCTCGCCCCCAGAGTATCCGCACAGCATTCTTCTCTGGAACAACCTTCATGGTGCTCAGTAGCCACTGTCACACCAGgcacaggaagagaaggagcgaGCAACTGCTCCACAAGCTGAAGCAGCTAAAATGAGGCCATTCAGGTCCTTGTAAGTTGTCTTCATGGAAATCTAAAGGATGAATATTAAAGTCAAAGAACATCTATTCTGCAATCAGAGAGGCTCCCCATTGCAAATGTGATTGAGATCGAAGAGGTTAAgtactttttttcatatttaatgaCACTCTCTCAGGAAGGACCCTTCTCCCAGACcttttcttccaaaaatatttcatcctttttttccccaagttttttcttaattctagTTATCATATCTAACAAAATTACTTCATTCTTAAATTCCTTTCATATCCTCAGTAGCCCAGCCTTATATCTGAAGAATATATCATTCTCTAAGCAGTTAGTCTTACTATTTTATCAGGCAGGAAGAACTTTTGTTactaataaagtctaaaaacttgtcaagaacaaaacacaacacagcaCCTGCCCTCCCTTCTCACCATACTGCCTCcctatcccccaaccccctccttaTCACTTGGGCAGCCTCCAAGCCAAAGAACAGATAACTGATTTTAAAAGGCTGTAACCTGAGTTCTagttctctatctcttttttttaagtggtggtgggagaggggcagagggagagaagaatctcaagcagactccatgcccaacgcagagcctgacatggggctcgatctcacaaccctgagattataacctgcagcgaaatcaagagtcagatgcttaaccaactgagccacccaggggccccaaggtaTGGTTCTTATGCAGTCGCTTCAACTCTATCTCCTACCTAAACGCATGTGCATAAGGACTACTTTGAGAtatctttctcactctctttttctcgtGTCCAGTGAAGTTCCGGAGTAGCAGAGaggatgaaaaagaaggaaaaaaaaaattaaattcctttttctcATCCACCACAAGCCTTAAGAGCATAGTTCTATAGTTtatcacaaaacaaaaattcaactaaAACATCAACTAGCagcaaaatacacacacatgcaacaATTAAAGAACTGTGGTTcctctatacaatggaatatgcaACCCAGTAAAACGGCACTTCAGAAAAATACAAGTGAAATGTTATTCACTGTAGTTcggttttaaaaaatttcaaatgtgtAGAAAAGTCGAAAAAACAGTATAATAAACACACTATTTGCTACTTAGACTCAACTGTTAATATTTGGCCACATTTGCTTTATCCAGCTCTATGAACACAATattatttgtgttgtttttttatttgtttctgaacCATTTCATCAGGCTTCAAGATGCTTTAACCCTATACACCTCACTGTGCATCTGCTAAAGATAAGGACATTTGACTTCATAACCACAATACCAGTAAGTACAATGGGGACCAGTAAGTCCTCATTCAAATGTCCCCaactatcttaaaaaaatgtctttaatatttggcttaaaaaaaaaaaaaacagaatccaACCAAAAGTCAAGCAATGAATTTGGTTGTCATGTTTCTTTAGTCTCTTTTACTCTAAAATGGCCTCCAAGTTTTGCTTTGGTTGGTTTTATGTTTAGTTATTTACAaacaagctttttctttttttttttaagagggggagtagcagggggagagcattttctttttttaaagattttatttatttatttgatagagagcacgaGTAGTAGGGAAAGCAGCatgcaaagggagaaacaggctccttgctaaccaggaagcccaacacgggggctccatcccagcactgaGGGCTCCttacctgagtgaaaggcagatgcccaacgactgagcctcccaggtgccccaagacagagagaatctttttttttttaaattatttttattaatatataatgtattatttgccccaggggtacaggtctgtgaatcatcaggctcacacatttcacagcactaacCACAGCACATTCCCCAAGAcacagagaatctttttttttttaaaagattttatttgtttatttgacagacagagatcacaagtagacagagaggcaggcagagagagagagaggaaagcaggctccctgctgagcagagagcccgatgtgggactcgatcccaggaccctgggattatgacctgagctgaaggcagcggcctaaaccactgagccacccaagcgccctgaagacacagagaatcttaagcaggctccaccctcatCTCAGAACCCAACATACAAGGCTCAatcctacgaccctgagatcataacctgagctgatatcatgagtcacccaggtaccccgaacACAAGCTTTTTTGAAGTCAAGGACAGGTGACTTGGGGAATGTCTTACATCttagttttgtctgtttgtttcttcACAGTGCCATTTAGGTTACCTCTCTATCCCTTACATTTCCTATAAACGGAAGGCTAGATCTAAAACACTGATTAGATTTAGGCTGAGAGTTTCTGGCAAGAATGCCTTACAGGTGATGCTATGTATGTACCTCCTGATGCAGCACAGCAGGTGGCCTATATTCTCAGGCTGTTCCACTTAGCGCAACTTGGAAAATTATGTGATCATTTGGAAAAATATGACTACTTGGTTGAGTCTGTAACTGAAAAAGCTCTCTTTATAAAGGTATAGTCCCTCCTCCCTTTATAATTAGCAATCTTTGGCTAATATTTGGCATCAAGTGAATATCCTGCTCCTTCTCAACTTTTTGCTTGATAGTTTAGCAGTCACTGATGACTCCTTGAACTATCAGGGTCTGAAATAATGTT
It encodes:
- the AMBRA1 gene encoding activating molecule in BECN1-regulated autophagy protein 1 isoform X8, translated to MKVVPEKNAVRILWGRERGTRAFGAQRLLQELVEDKTRWMKWEGKRVELPDSPRSTFLLAFSPDRTLLASTHVNHNIYITEVKTGKCVHSLIGHRRTPWCVTFHPTISGLIASGCLDGEVRIWDLHGGSESWFTDSNNAIASLAFHPTAQLLLIATANEIHFWDWSRREPFAVVKTASEMERVRLVRFDPLGHYLLTAIVNPSNQQGDDEPEIPIDGTELSHYRQRALLQSQPVRRTPLLHNFLHMLSSRSSGIQTEPFHPPEQASSAQQDQGLLNRPSAFSTVQSSTAGNTLRNLSLGPTRRSLGGPLSSHPSRYHREIAPGLTGSEWTRTVLSLNSRSEAESMPPPRTSASSVSLLSVLRQQEGGSQASVYTSATEGRGFPASGLAAESDGGSGSSQNNSGSIRHELQCDLRRFFLEYDRLQELDHSLSGEVPQTQQAQEMLNNNIESERPGPSHQPTPHSSENNSNLSRGHLNRCRACHNLLTFNNDTLRWERTTPNYSSSEASSSWQVPTTFEGMPSSGSQLPPLERTEGQTPSSSRLELSSSTSPQEERTVGVAFNQETGHWERIYTQSSRSGTVPQEALHQDMPEESSEEDSLRRDNGDRSRHRAPRNARMSAPSLGRFVPRRFLLPEYLPYAGIFHERGQPGLATHSSVNRVLAGAVIGDGQSAVASNIANTTYRLQWWDFTKFDLPEISNASVNVLVQNCKIYNDASCDISADGQLLAAFIPSSQRGFPDEGILAVYSLAPHNLGEMLYTKRFGPNAISVSLSPMGRYVMVGLASRRILLHPSTEHMVAQVFRLQQAHGGETSMRRVFNVLYPMPADQRRHVSINSARWLPEPGLGLAYGTNKGDLVICRPEALNSGVEYYWDQLNETVFTVHSSSRSSERPGTSRATWRTDRDMGLMNAIGLQPRNPTTSVTSQGTQTLALQLQNAETQTERELQEPGTAASGPGEGEGSESGASGEDALSRIQRLMAEGGMTAVVQREQSTTMASMGGFGNSIIVSHRIHRGSQTGAEPAATRASSPRPSASRGLLAEPGQLAERGLSPRTASWDQPSAPGRELPQPPLPPSSPVPAPLPIPSTEGPTLHCDLTNNNHLAEGGGSSRGEAAGPSREPRNR
- the AMBRA1 gene encoding activating molecule in BECN1-regulated autophagy protein 1 isoform X7, with the translated sequence MKVVPEKNAVRILWGRERGTRAFGAQRLLQELVEDKTRWMKWEGKRVELPDSPRSTFLLAFSPDRTLLASTHVNHNIYITEVKTGKCVHSLIGHRRTPWCVTFHPTISGLIASGCLDGEVRIWDLHGGSESWFTDSNNAIASLAFHPTAQLLLIATANEIHFWDWSRREPFAVVKTASEMERVRLVRFDPLGHYLLTAIVNPSNQQGDDEPEIPIDGTELSHYRQRALLQSQPVRRTPLLHNFLHMLSSRSSGIQTEPFHPPEQASSAQQDQGLLNRPSAFSTVQSSTAGNTLRNLSLGPTRRSLGGPLSSHPSRYHREIAPGLTGSEWTRTVLSLNSRSEAESMPPPRTSASSVSLLSVLRQQEGGSQASVYTSATEGRGFPASGLAAESDGGSGSSQNNSGSIRHELQCDLRRFFLEYDRLQELDHSLSGEVPQTQQAQEMLNNNIESERPGPSHQPTPHSSENNSNLSRGHLNRCRACHNLLTFNNDTLRWERTTPNYSSSEASSSWQVPTTFEGMPSSGSQLPPLERTEGQTPSSSRLELSSSTSPQEERTVGVAFNQETGHWERIYTQSSRSGTVPQEALHQDMPEESSEEDSLRRLSPAAYYAQRMIQYLSRRDSIRQRSMRYQQNRLRSSTSSSSSDNQGPSVEGTDLEFEDFEDNGDRSRHRAPRNARMSAPSLGRFVPRRFLLPEYLPYAGIFHERGQPGLATHSSVNRVLAGAVIGDGQSAVASNIANTTYRLQWWDFTKFDLPEISNASVNVLVQNCKIYNDASCDISADGQLLAAFIPSSQRGFPDEGILAVYSLAPHNLGEMLYTKRFGPNAISVSLSPMGRYVMVGLASRRILLHPSTEHMVAQVFRLQQAHGGETSMRRVFNVLYPMPADQRRHVSINSARWLPEPGLGLAYGTNKGDLVICRPEALNSGVEYYWDQLNETVFTVHSSSRSSERPGTSRATWRTDRDMGLMNAIGLQPRNPTTSVTSQGTQTLALQLQNAETQTERELQEPGTAASGPGEGEGSESGASGEDALSRIQRLMAEGGMTAVVQREQSTTMASMGGFGNSIIVSHRIHRGSQTGAEPAATRASSPRPSASRGLLAEPGQLAERGLSPRTASWDQPSAPGRELPQPPLPPSSPVPAPLPIPSTEGPTLHCDLTNNNHLAEGGGSSRGEAAGPSREPRNR